One region of Polaribacter pectinis genomic DNA includes:
- a CDS encoding Ig-like domain-containing protein yields MEIRILFLIFFTLSFSVFSNSDRYRLIITDNPATTITIAWDQKSGTNPLVYYDTTDHGTSYQNYNFNKSVDRSISFKGMNNSFAKLTGLTPNTAYFFVIKDSQGTSARYWFKTAPSSNDTMSFIAGGDSRNNRVPRQNANKMVAKLKPTAVFFGGDMTNANSSAEWIEWMDDWQLTIANDGRMFPIIPARGNHEESNQSIYDLFDTPSKEIYYDITFGTNLYTIYTLNSEIAAGGNQVNWLKGKLASDNSIWKSAQYHKPMRPHQSSKSEGNDEYNNWAQLFYDNKVKLVYESDSHVVKTTRPVKPCSSGANCEEGFVEENNNGIVFVGEGCWGAPLRAANDNKSWTRESGTFNQFKWITVSTTNILVKTIKIDNVNSVGENSNSEAPGVLPSGTDVWSTANGDTVTITNSGNNSPTVAITSHTNNQQIPSGSTTLTADASDTDGTIASVEFKVAGASVGTDTTSPYSITHNFTDGVVLVEVIATDDLGATDSENINLLVGSFSSTIDIAASQDVEQQINNSVNSSSSDLELVYDGAYTPGDQTIGIEFSNINIPAGATITKAYIQFTAKSTMSAAASYLVAVENSANAEFLNTTSGNVTTGRTYYTGVSWSPAPWTAGNATAAERTSDISSQIQSNVNLGSWATGNRMVVKIIADGATVGAGIAKRRARSIDGGFAPVLHIEYNVTLSNTSFNQEKLKQYPNPFKDLIYFTLPSTNFEKPRIKVFSLNGKLVYNSILVNNKVDLSFLTNGTYVVKLQNNKKQTLVKNIIKK; encoded by the coding sequence ATGGAAATAAGAATACTTTTTTTAATATTTTTCACCTTAAGCTTCAGTGTTTTTTCAAATTCAGATAGGTATAGATTAATTATCACAGATAACCCCGCAACAACAATTACTATTGCATGGGACCAAAAATCAGGAACAAATCCATTAGTTTATTATGATACAACAGACCACGGAACATCTTATCAAAACTACAACTTTAATAAATCTGTAGACAGAAGTATTTCTTTTAAAGGTATGAATAACAGCTTTGCTAAATTAACAGGCTTAACACCTAATACAGCATATTTTTTTGTAATTAAAGATTCTCAAGGAACAAGTGCTCGTTATTGGTTTAAAACTGCACCTAGTAGTAATGACACAATGTCTTTTATTGCAGGTGGAGATTCTAGAAATAATAGAGTGCCTCGTCAAAATGCCAATAAAATGGTTGCCAAATTAAAACCAACTGCCGTTTTTTTTGGAGGAGACATGACAAATGCAAACTCTAGTGCAGAATGGATTGAATGGATGGATGATTGGCAATTAACTATTGCAAACGATGGAAGAATGTTTCCAATTATTCCTGCTAGAGGAAATCATGAAGAATCAAACCAAAGTATCTATGATTTATTTGATACTCCATCAAAAGAAATCTATTATGATATTACTTTTGGCACAAACTTATACACTATTTATACTTTAAATTCTGAAATTGCTGCAGGAGGGAATCAAGTAAATTGGCTTAAAGGAAAATTAGCCTCTGATAATTCAATATGGAAATCTGCCCAATATCATAAACCTATGCGTCCTCATCAATCTTCTAAATCAGAAGGAAATGATGAATATAACAATTGGGCACAACTTTTTTATGATAATAAAGTGAAATTAGTTTACGAATCTGACTCTCATGTTGTTAAAACAACACGTCCTGTTAAACCTTGTTCTTCTGGAGCAAATTGTGAAGAAGGTTTTGTGGAAGAAAATAATAATGGAATTGTATTTGTTGGTGAAGGATGTTGGGGAGCGCCACTAAGAGCTGCTAACGACAACAAAAGTTGGACAAGGGAATCTGGCACGTTCAATCAGTTTAAATGGATTACTGTTTCTACTACAAATATTTTAGTTAAAACCATTAAAATAGATAATGTAAATAGTGTAGGAGAAAATTCAAACTCAGAAGCTCCAGGGGTTTTACCATCTGGAACTGATGTATGGAGTACTGCTAATGGAGATACTGTTACTATTACTAATAGCGGCAATAATTCTCCAACAGTTGCAATAACTTCTCATACTAACAATCAACAAATACCTAGTGGTAGTACTACGCTTACTGCTGATGCTTCTGATACAGATGGAACAATTGCATCAGTAGAGTTTAAAGTTGCAGGAGCTTCTGTTGGCACAGACACAACAAGTCCCTATAGTATAACTCATAATTTTACAGATGGAGTTGTTTTAGTAGAAGTAATTGCAACAGACGATTTGGGTGCTACAGATTCAGAAAACATTAACTTATTGGTTGGAAGCTTTTCTAGTACAATAGATATTGCAGCATCACAAGATGTAGAACAACAAATAAACAATAGTGTAAACTCAAGTAGCTCTGATTTAGAATTGGTTTATGACGGGGCTTATACACCAGGAGATCAAACCATAGGCATCGAATTCTCTAATATTAACATTCCTGCAGGAGCAACAATAACTAAAGCCTATATTCAGTTTACTGCAAAAAGTACAATGTCTGCCGCAGCGAGCTACCTTGTTGCTGTTGAGAATAGTGCCAATGCTGAATTTTTGAACACGACCTCTGGAAATGTTACCACAGGAAGAACTTATTATACTGGTGTGAGTTGGAGTCCAGCACCCTGGACAGCAGGTAATGCAACTGCGGCTGAGAGAACTTCAGATATTAGTTCACAAATCCAATCCAATGTAAATTTAGGTTCTTGGGCTACAGGAAATAGAATGGTTGTAAAAATTATTGCAGATGGAGCAACTGTTGGCGCTGGTATTGCAAAACGTCGTGCACGTTCTATTGACGGTGGATTTGCCCCTGTTTTGCATATAGAATATAACGTAACCTTATCAAATACATCTTTCAATCAAGAAAAATTAAAACAATACCCTAATCCATTTAAGGATTTGATTTACTTTACTTTACCTTCTACAAATTTTGAAAAACCTAGAATTAAAGTATTTAGTTTAAATGGGAAATTAGTTTACAATAGTATTCTAGTTAATAATAAAGTAGATTTAAGTTTCTTAACAAATGGTACATATGTCGTAAAGCTTCAAAATAACAAAAAGCAAACTTTGGTTAAAAACATTATTAAGAAATAA
- the rplM gene encoding 50S ribosomal protein L13 has translation MNTLSYKTVSANSATVNKEWVLVDADGQTLGRLASKVAKLIRGKYKPNYTPHVDCGDNVVIINAEKIVLTGNKWRDKSYIRHTGYPGGQRSLTATEMFEKDPTRLIEKAVKGMLPKNTLGSSLYRNLYVYAGTEHKQAGQEPKAINLNDLK, from the coding sequence ATGAACACATTAAGTTACAAAACAGTATCAGCAAACAGCGCTACCGTAAACAAGGAGTGGGTTTTAGTTGATGCGGACGGGCAAACGTTGGGTCGTCTAGCTTCTAAAGTAGCAAAGCTAATTAGAGGTAAATATAAACCAAACTATACTCCTCACGTAGATTGTGGAGATAACGTGGTTATTATCAACGCAGAAAAAATTGTATTAACTGGAAACAAGTGGAGAGACAAATCTTACATTCGTCACACAGGTTACCCAGGTGGTCAAAGATCGTTAACTGCAACAGAAATGTTTGAGAAAGATCCTACAAGATTAATCGAAAAAGCAGTAAAAGGAATGTTACCAAAAAATACATTAGGTAGCTCTTTATACAGAAACTTGTATGTATATGCAGGTACAGAGCACAAACAAGCAGGTCAAGAACCTAAAGCTATTAACCTTAACGATTTAAAATAA
- the rpsI gene encoding 30S ribosomal protein S9, producing MDTVHKIGRRKTAVARIYLSEGKGNITVNKKDYKSYFTTGTLQYKVQQPLMLTENLTSYDIKVNVYGGGVTGQAEAIRLAITRALVSINEEHRAILKPEGLLTRDPRMVERKKFGQKKARKKFQFSKR from the coding sequence ATGGATACAGTTCATAAAATAGGTAGAAGAAAAACTGCTGTTGCTCGTATTTATCTTTCTGAAGGTAAGGGTAACATTACAGTAAACAAAAAAGACTATAAAAGTTACTTTACAACAGGAACTTTACAATATAAAGTACAACAACCATTAATGTTAACAGAAAACTTAACTTCTTATGATATTAAGGTAAATGTTTACGGTGGTGGAGTTACAGGACAAGCAGAAGCAATTCGTTTAGCAATTACTAGAGCATTAGTTTCTATTAACGAAGAGCACAGAGCAATCTTAAAACCAGAAGGATTACTAACGAGAGACCCAAGAATGGTTGAACGTAAGAAATTTGGTCAGAAGAAAGCACGTAAGAAATTTCAGTTCTCTAAGCGTTAA
- a CDS encoding DUF5916 domain-containing protein, protein MKLNLPILLVCFSITISNYEQESTEVVPKRIYTTKKLKKVPVIYGDVSDDAWDAVEWSSDFTQKDPTEGVAPTHQTKFKVMYDDKFLYVAIVAFDDSPDLIQRRLTRRDGFAGDRVNVIIDSYHDKRTAFVFTTTAAGVKGEEIATQNGDNWDDSWNPIWYTNAKLLDNGWSTEMKIPFSQLRFGKAKEQIWGFNVNRTIFRFQERSLWQRIPNDQSGFISEAGELHGLIDLVPQKQLEIQPFTVIQYDNYPSEAGNPYRDGSDFKINGGLDAKIGITNDLTLDLTINPDFGQVEADPGAIALDGFQIFFREQRPFFVENKNIFDFEFANGRDNLFYSRRIGRNPHRDANLTAGEFADVPQNSTILGAAKFSGKTQNGWSIGVLESVTANEYAEIKQTDGTTREEIVEPLTNYFVARAQKDFNDRNTYIGGIFTATNRNLGGDFNELHKAAYTGGIDFRHNWKDRNYFLEGNVIASKVLGSKEAITATQQTLRHNFDRVDATHVNVDVNKTSLTGTGGRIEAGKAGGGNWRYNGGFVWRSPELELNDVGFLRQTDEMIQFSGIRYLWQEPKGIYRDIRANFNQFATYDFDGNFNRIQYELSGNVNWKNNWWTEVELGHKPRIFSNSFLQGGPRWRFSAENYFVLFFGSDRSKKMSFTLGYVGSAAKQNNFSFQRHVFRMNYQPFDALSVSLSTEFEKNPSKTQYVNQVDYDTKTRYILGEIDNQSWSTTLRVNYSINPNMSIQFYGQPFIARGRYSNFNYVNNAVSKDLYSRVSWYNNNQILENNGNYNVDENIDGVTDYTFGKPDFSYVQFRTNLVARWEYIPGSELFFVWARGGAGSGDPNNSLTRSFRNQILDKPLENTFLIKATYRFVR, encoded by the coding sequence ATGAAGCTTAATTTGCCAATTTTATTGGTGTGTTTTTCTATTACAATTAGTAATTACGAACAAGAATCAACAGAAGTAGTACCAAAAAGAATTTACACAACAAAAAAACTAAAAAAAGTTCCTGTTATATATGGTGATGTTTCTGATGATGCTTGGGATGCTGTTGAATGGTCTTCTGATTTTACTCAGAAAGATCCTACAGAAGGTGTAGCACCAACTCATCAAACAAAATTTAAAGTAATGTATGATGATAAATTTTTATATGTTGCTATAGTAGCTTTTGATGACAGTCCAGATTTAATTCAAAGAAGACTAACAAGAAGAGATGGTTTTGCAGGAGATAGAGTTAATGTGATTATTGATAGTTATCATGATAAAAGAACAGCATTTGTTTTTACCACTACAGCTGCTGGTGTAAAAGGTGAAGAAATTGCTACTCAAAATGGAGATAATTGGGATGATAGTTGGAATCCTATTTGGTATACTAATGCAAAGTTATTAGATAATGGATGGTCTACAGAAATGAAAATACCCTTTAGTCAATTACGTTTTGGTAAAGCCAAAGAGCAAATTTGGGGTTTTAACGTTAATAGAACAATTTTTAGGTTTCAAGAACGCTCTCTTTGGCAAAGAATTCCTAATGATCAATCAGGGTTTATAAGTGAAGCAGGAGAATTACATGGATTAATAGATCTAGTACCTCAAAAGCAATTAGAAATTCAACCATTTACTGTTATACAATATGATAATTATCCTTCAGAAGCAGGAAATCCATACAGAGATGGAAGTGATTTTAAAATTAATGGAGGCTTAGATGCAAAAATTGGGATTACAAATGACTTGACTTTAGATTTAACCATCAATCCTGATTTTGGACAAGTTGAAGCAGATCCAGGAGCTATTGCTTTAGACGGGTTTCAAATATTTTTTAGAGAACAACGACCGTTTTTTGTAGAGAATAAAAATATTTTTGATTTCGAATTTGCTAACGGAAGAGATAATTTATTTTACAGTAGAAGAATAGGTAGAAATCCACACAGAGATGCCAATTTAACTGCTGGCGAATTTGCTGATGTTCCTCAAAATTCTACCATTTTAGGAGCAGCAAAATTTTCAGGAAAAACACAAAATGGTTGGTCTATAGGTGTTTTAGAGAGTGTGACTGCTAATGAATATGCAGAAATAAAGCAAACAGATGGTACTACTAGAGAAGAAATTGTAGAACCACTGACCAACTATTTTGTAGCTAGAGCTCAAAAAGATTTTAATGATAGAAATACTTATATAGGTGGAATTTTTACTGCCACAAACAGAAACTTAGGAGGGGATTTTAATGAATTACACAAAGCTGCTTATACAGGAGGAATTGATTTCAGACATAACTGGAAAGACAGAAATTATTTCCTTGAAGGTAATGTAATTGCAAGTAAAGTATTAGGTAGTAAAGAAGCAATAACTGCAACGCAACAAACTTTGAGGCATAACTTTGATAGAGTAGATGCAACCCATGTAAATGTTGATGTAAATAAAACCTCTTTAACTGGTACTGGAGGGAGAATTGAAGCAGGTAAAGCTGGTGGAGGAAACTGGCGTTATAATGGCGGGTTTGTTTGGCGTTCTCCAGAATTAGAATTGAATGATGTTGGTTTTTTACGACAGACTGATGAAATGATTCAGTTTTCAGGCATTAGATATTTATGGCAAGAACCGAAAGGAATTTATAGAGATATAAGAGCAAATTTTAATCAGTTTGCAACTTATGATTTTGATGGTAATTTTAATAGAATTCAATATGAATTAAGTGGAAATGTAAATTGGAAAAATAATTGGTGGACAGAAGTTGAATTAGGGCATAAACCAAGAATTTTTTCGAACTCTTTTTTACAAGGTGGACCTAGATGGAGGTTTTCTGCAGAAAACTATTTTGTTTTATTTTTTGGATCGGATAGAAGTAAAAAAATGAGTTTTACTTTAGGTTATGTTGGTTCTGCTGCAAAACAAAATAATTTTTCATTTCAAAGACATGTATTTAGAATGAATTATCAGCCTTTTGATGCATTAAGTGTTTCTTTAAGTACAGAGTTTGAGAAAAATCCAAGTAAAACCCAATATGTAAATCAGGTAGATTATGATACTAAGACAAGATATATTTTAGGAGAAATAGATAATCAATCTTGGTCAACTACATTAAGGGTAAATTATAGTATTAATCCTAATATGTCTATTCAATTTTATGGACAACCTTTTATAGCAAGAGGAAGATATTCTAATTTTAATTATGTAAATAATGCTGTTTCTAAAGATTTATACTCAAGAGTTTCTTGGTATAACAACAATCAAATTTTAGAAAATAATGGGAATTATAATGTAGATGAAAATATTGACGGTGTTACAGACTATACTTTTGGTAAACCCGATTTTTCTTATGTGCAATTTAGAACTAATTT